The following coding sequences are from one Eleginops maclovinus isolate JMC-PN-2008 ecotype Puerto Natales chromosome 13, JC_Emac_rtc_rv5, whole genome shotgun sequence window:
- the LOC134875193 gene encoding uncharacterized protein LOC134875193 yields the protein MRFCIDGGFLCYWTPLNVRKHVINCSEPNRSWAKHPVKKVWYTTNSYTKADRKCLRLMDSSSVETEDDATVHQSRPRRRPRRFNSDSSSDDDSIPTARKQSRTVGMSGSPVGQQISLLTPPSYGSKPLTHVASHSSRHSTASGNQRCPGPVQPEGEKGQKVLPRLSAMQDNKSGLCEELPWPDRSRGRGVHWARAQVCSTQTASWSARLKMPDQQSRSSAPFFLDITFIVFYIYFNCIIGLYWMRRGG from the exons ATGCGGTTTTGTATTGAC gggGGCTTCCTCTGCTACTGGACACCACTTAACGTGCGAAAGCATGTAATTAACTGCAGCGAGCCAAACAGAAGCTGGGCTAAACATCCAGTCAAGAAAGTATGGTACACAACAA ATTCCTACACCAAAGCAGACCGGAAATGTCTGCGACTGATGGACTCTTCAAGTGTTGAGACAGAAGATGACGCTACTGTTCATCAATCAAGGCCGCGTAGACGCCCAAGGAGATTCAATTCAGACTCCTCTAGTGATG ATGATTCCATTCCAACGGCAAGAAAGCAGTCCAGGACTGTGGGTATGTCTGGAAGCCCTGTGG GTCAGCAGATTTCTCTGCTCACACCACCGTCat ATGGGTCAAAACCACTGACACATGTAGCCAGTCACTCGTCCAGACATTCTACGGCGAGTGGCAACCAACGATGTCCTGGCCCAGTACAGCCTGAGGGGGAGAAGGGCCAAAAAGTCCTTCCAAGACTTAGCGCTATGCAAGATAATAAGAG CGGCCTGTGTGAAGAACTTCCCTGGCCAGACCGAAGCCGAGGCCGAGGAGTGCATTGGGCACGTGCTCAAGTTTGCTCCACACAGACG GCAAGCTGGTCAGCAAGACTGAAGATGCCAGACCAGCAGTCAAGAAGttctgcacctttttttttagatattacttttattgttttttatatttattttaattgtattattggcttatatt GGATGAGGAGGGGGGGttag
- the LOC134874832 gene encoding zinc finger MYM-type protein 1-like, which produces MTAEVIRCREVMKRLLAIVCHLAQYNLAFRGHREKLFEHGNGNFLGQVQLMAKFDPVMKEHLWKMKAKQIADTYLSKRIQNELICLVAQCTTDALVERVRRAKYYAVIMDCTPDVSHNEQLSVLLRIVNCELTKGVSIHEHFMGFLVADDTTGQGLLQLFLGHLERLGLDLSNCRGQSYDNGSNMQGKTQGVQARMLELNPKALCVPCGSHTLNLVVGDAAKSSTISLGYFGTLQRLYTLFSGSVQRWTILQEHVKAFSVKALSTTRWECRVDAVKAVRYQLPEIVDALTAVHKHATLKKDPECASTADSLKENMMKWSFMISTDVHIPDPDA; this is translated from the exons ATGACAGCTGAAGTCATTAGATGCAGAGAAGTGATGAAAAGATTGCTTGCAATTGTTTGCCATCTTGCTCAGTATAATCTGGCATTTAGAGGGCACAGGGAGAAGTTATTCGAGCATGGGAATGGAAATTTCCTGGGGCAAGTACAGTTAATGGCCAAATTTGACCCTGTGATGAAGGAGCATCTCTGGAAAATGAAAGCGAAACAGATTGCTGATACCTACCTGAGCAAACGCATACAGAATGAATTGATATGCCTTGTCGCCCAGTGCACCACTGATGCCTTAGTGGAGCGTGTGAGGAGGGCCAAATACTATGCAGTCATCATGGACTGCACTCCAGATGTAAGCCACAATGAGCAGCTATCAGTGCTGCTGCGAATTGTCAACTGTGAGCTCACAAAGGGAGTTTCTATCCATGAGCACTTCATGGGATTTCTTGTGGCAGATGACACCACTGGCCAAGGTCTTCTGCAGCTGTTTCTAGGACACCTGGAAAGATTGGGGTTGGACCTCTCCAACTGCCGAGGCCAGTCTTACGATAATGGCAGTAACATGCAAGGCAAAACACAGGGTGTCCAGGCGAGGATGTTGGAACTCAACCCCAAAGCACTGTGTGTGCCATGTGGCAGCCACACCTTAAACCTGGTGGTGGGGGATGCTGCAAAGTCCTCAACCATTTCTCTGGGATACTTTGGCACACTACAAAGGCTGTACACTTTGTTTAGTGGCTCTGTTCAGCGTTGGACCATCCTTCAGGAGCATGTGAAAGCTTTCTCAGTCAAGGCCTTGTCCACTACAAGATGGGAGTGCCGGGTGGATGCTGTCAAGGCTGTGCGCTACCAACTCCCAGAGATCGTTGATGCGTTGACAGCTGTGCACAAGCATGCAACATTGAAGAAAGATCCAGAATGCGCCTCCACTGCTGACAGCCTCAAGGAGAACATGATGAAGTGGTCATTCATG ATTTCTACAGATGTACACATCCCCGACCCTGATGCATGA
- the LOC134874841 gene encoding niq CART3-like encodes MEIVRAAVYLSLCLSLLTSLCQGQRSPDTLFGLTDKELAALLDEDDSSVSLSVEKKASVIPRCDVGERCAMKHGPRIGRLCDCLRGTACNTFFLRCY; translated from the exons ATGGAGATCGTACGTGCGGCCGTCtatctgtccctctgtctgtccctgCTGACCTCCCTGTgtcagggtcaaaggtcaccgGACACGCTGTTCGGCCTCACAGACAAAGAGTTG gctgctCTCCTGGATGAGGATGACAgcagtgtgtctctctctgtggagAAGAAGGCCAGCGTCATCCCCCGG TGTGATGTGGGCGAGCGATGTGCGATGAAACATGGCCCTCGTATCGGTCGGCTGTGTGACTGTCTGAGAGGAACGGCCTGCAACACCTTCTTCCTGCGCTgctactga